Part of the Vigna unguiculata cultivar IT97K-499-35 chromosome 3, ASM411807v1, whole genome shotgun sequence genome, TAAGGGTTTATTATTCGACCTAAGAAAACTGTAGAAGAAaccatttaaaaatatctttgcTTAAATTGTTCTTTTATATAGCCCATGCCATTTATTGATTTGTGTAGCTGACCGATGTAATGTGGTATACATGTCTGTGTTTTTGTTGTGTATCTTTGTGGGAAATGTGATTATTATGATCTACTCTATTTCTCATGATAGGAACCAGTTTTTTCCATGCTGTTTTCTGTATCTCAAGTATCCATTGAGTTTGTATTTGTTTCAATCAAActgaattaatttttgtttttgtagctCCAAGAAGGTTTCTATTTCGTCACACATTTGGTCGATTGCAGAGTGAGGAGGTATTACTTGGTTGAACAATTAAGATGCATCACTTTTATCTATGTTCTTACGTACTACTACTTTCAAATTGTGATGCATCACGTGCACTTTCCTTATTTTGTGTCTTGACTTCCTATCAGTTCTGCATTAAAAGTTGTAATAATATTTCTCCATTGCATATTCTGTTATTTCTTTCATCTTTTCACTTGAATGTATATGAAGGCACGGTTTGCTAGAACTGAGAAGAGTGTAAAGGACTTGAACCTCTCGGTGGATTTACTGAAGAAGGAGAGTGTAAAATTGCTTCAAAGGACAGCCCTTGCTGAGAAGGAAATGAAATACGGGCATACCGAACTACAGTATGTATCATTAGTTAAAGAAAGGATCTGTGATTTTAATACTGCTAAGTATGTCAGAAGttcattaatttcaatttcaataaatGTACATAGGAGCGCTGGAAACCAATTTCAACAGCTGGCAAAATCAGCATACAAGGTTGAAACCCGCGCTTCTGGTATTGCtatctttctctcttctttctttcaagTAACTTGAGATAAAATGTAGAATTTAATTAGAATATAATGATAATggagaagtttttttttttttttttgtgatgtcaTCGAATCATGAATCActgtaattaaaattattgactCTTGTAATAATAACTTCTGATGTCATCTTATAcacaaaattaacaattttttataccttattttcattctttttttgtttaaaaagaaaatcaggAGCTCCAtcatatcttttatttgctttggcgattgtgttatatatatatatatatatatatatatatatatatatatatatatatatattgtggcCTTGGAATTTACCTTCATTTATCATGCTTTAGATTTGCTAGACAAGCTGCGGTATATACCAAGTCGTGAAGCTCTGGCACTTCGAGCTGAGGCAAGCCAACTATATCTGTGTGTTTCCCCAAATTTCAGTAATGTTCATTTCTTATTGTTTTCTCTCTGCCTCAAAAAATGTGACAGGTTGCTTCTATGGCTTCAAATTTGAAGCGTCAGAGATCTGTGCTGAACAAACGGATAGTGAAGATCAACGAGTTAGGGATTCCTGTATGAATGAATTAATGGACAAGTTGCAGAGACCTTCATTTGATGCACCCATCGCCCAGGTTTTGCTGAATAAACTCACTTTTTAAGTAGATATCTTTACTTATAATACTGACCCATGTCCCGGGGCATTTCTTGTCTTGATTTCAAGCTCACTATGTTTTATGGAATGTTactattttaacaataaaataaattaggtaATACTTTTCATTAGTATATATCAGTTtgtgttcttttattttttttacccaaCTGCAAAAGAAaacttgtttttctctttttctaatCATCTATTAACCTAAACATCcactctattttttcttttacttatatcttctatttataggTGGACATGCGAATTATGtatttgtttctaaaatattaatataaatgcaCAAGAATATTTAGTCCCATCCATATGTATGTGAATGTTAAATATTCTATTCACGGACTAACCTATTATCtgtttaacatatatttttttaattttaatttttagtactattttttaaattgtttgatGTAAATTTGACCTTATGAGTAATGAGTGTAAAGTAAAATCGTGGTTTTGAGATGTTAATAGCACGATAATATCTcatttatgaattaaatttataacatttattgaCTATTTTGAAATTCTAACATGCTAATCTCCTgtttatttatctaataataTATTACGGGATATGCGATAAAGTAAAAACAGatacaattttcattatttttacatatgaaaatatcttatatttattagaaattgATAAATCTTGACATTTTAATTACTGGtttaattatttcagtttttattCATGAACTATGAACTTCTTTTAGGTTTTGTTGACTCCGCTTGTCGAAAAAATTATTGTTGCGGAtatgg contains:
- the LOC114176511 gene encoding RGS1-HXK1-interacting protein 1, translating into MAKADSSSSSDGDTSPESAPPSLATIAENLQRSALQSARTVQHSSTTQFHAFQNSLPEAASQYRKYEDAFFNKVKDGLMIAKENPGLTAGVAISTALLVMRAPRRFLFRHTFGRLQSEEARFARTEKSVKDLNLSVDLLKKESVKLLQRTALAEKEMKYGHTELQSAGNQFQQLAKSAYKVETRASDLLDKLRYIPSREALALRAEVASMASNLKRQRSVLNKRIVKINELGIPV